A segment of the Pseudoalteromonas piscicida genome:
AATCAATGGTGCCGTTGGTAACTATAATGCTCACCTCAGCGCTTACCCAGATTACGATTGGCATGCACACAGTGAACGCTTTGTATCAAGTCTTGGTTTAACTTGGAATCCGTTCACAACGCAAATCGAACCGCATGACTATATCGCTGAGCTATTCGATGCGATTGCACGCTTCAATACTATCTTAATTGACTTTGACCGTGACGTTTGGGGTTATATCGCGCTAAACCACTTCAAGCAAAAAACCATTGCTGGTGAGATTGGTTCTTCAACAATGCCTCATAAAGTTAACCCTATCGACTTTGAAAACTCTGAAGGTAACCTTGGCATTGCTAACGCTATCTTTGCGCATCTTGCACAAAAGCTACCTGTTTCGCGCTGGCAACGTGACCTAACTGACTCAACAGTTTTACGTAACTTAGGTGTTGGTATGGGTTATGCGCTTATCGCGTATCAAGCAACGCTTAAAGGTGTCAGCAAGTTAGAAGTTAATGCTGAGCGTTTACTTGCTGAGCTTGATGATAACTGGGAACTACTAGCAGAGCCAATCCAAACGGTAATGCGTAAGTACGGTATCGAAAAGCCATATGAAAAGCTAAAAGATCTTACTCGTGGTAAACGCGTAAACAAAGAAATCATGGCTGACTTCATCGATAACTTAGACTTGCCTAATGAAGTAAAAGCACAGATGAAAGAAATGACGCCAGCAAACTATATTGGTCGTGCTGAAGCGTTCATTGACGAACTAAACTAAGTATAAAGCGACACTAGTTTTTTACTACTTGGTATAGAATAAGCGAAAGAGTCCACTCTTTCGCTTTTTTATTACTGGAATTTCCCAATGTATCAACTGCAAATTAATGACCTTACCTTCGAACAATTTCTTGCCCAGTATTGGCAGAAGAAGCCACTACTCATCAAGCAAGGATTCCAAGATTTTGAAGACCCAATTGAGCCTGAAGAACTTGCCGGCCTTGCAACTGAAGACTGCATAGAGTCTCGAATTGTTACTAATCACAATGATAACTGGGAAGCCCATCACGGCCCTTTTGAACAATTTGATTTACTCACTGATAGCAACAGTACTCTATTGGTCCAAGCTGTTGATCACTGGCACCCACAAGCCGCAGAGCTAATAGAAGCATTTCGATTTATACCAAATTGGCGCATAGACGACTTGATGATTAGCTTTTCGACGCCTGGTGGTGGCGTTGGTCCGCACTTAGACCAATATGATGTTTTTATAATTCAAGGACAAGGTAAACGTCACTGGCGAGTTGGCGAACGGGACAACAGCCTAAAGCAATTTGCGCGCAACAAGAGTCTATTACAAGTAGGGCAATTCGACGCAGTCATTGATGCAGTCCTTGAACCGGGTGATATCTTATATATTCCACCAGCTTGTCCTCACGAAGGTTACGCAGTTGAGGATGCTTTAAACTACTCAGTTGGCTTTAGAGCACCTGATCAAAAAGACTTGCTTTCAAGCTTTGCTGATCACGTAATTGATATGGAAGCTGGCAAACGCCGTTTTAGCGATCCAGAATTGCAACTCAGAGCGTCTATTGGCGAAGTTACCTGCAGCGACCAACAACAGATAAAGTCTCTGCTCAATGCTTTACTTGAAGATAAGGCACTATACAGTCAATGGCTTGGAAAAACACTCAGCGAACCAAAACATGAGATGGACCTCGCGCCATTAGACCCCATAATTGATCCTCAGGAGCTTCTCGAGATCGCCAAAGATAACCCGTTGGTTTATCGCGCTGGAGGAGTACGTGCTATTTACCAAATCTGTGACGATCATATTTTGTTCAGTGTTAATGGTGAAAACTATGAATTAGACCATCATTGTTTAGATGCCGTAAAACAGCTAAGCGATCATGTTGTGTTTGAGTTTAATGCAATAATTCCTGCATTAAATAGTTTGGAATTTAAACAAACGTTAACTAAACTGATTAATGATGGGACCTACTTCGTTGAAGACAGTGATCCAGCCGATACTGACTTCGATGAGGGCTGGGAGTAGAGCCTGTTAGAACAAGATAGCCGCGTTCACAAAAACAACAATATGCCGCGAAACCCTTGATCTTCGAGGTTTTCGCAAGCTCTAGCTTGTCGCTAAACAGGGAATGCAGGTGCAATCTGTAGATGGGGGCAGTATGAGTTA
Coding sequences within it:
- the purB gene encoding adenylosuccinate lyase, producing MELSALTAISPVDGRYGSKTKELRSIFSEFGLIKYRVIVEVRWLQALASSDAIKEVPAFSDKANALLDSIVENFSEADAARVKEIERTTNHDVKAVEYLLKEKVADNAELNAVNEFIHFACTSEDINNLSHGLMLTEARDTVLLPYCDELLSAIKDKAVEYKSIPMMTRTHGQPASPSTMGKEFANVYVRLQRQRQQIANVQMLGKINGAVGNYNAHLSAYPDYDWHAHSERFVSSLGLTWNPFTTQIEPHDYIAELFDAIARFNTILIDFDRDVWGYIALNHFKQKTIAGEIGSSTMPHKVNPIDFENSEGNLGIANAIFAHLAQKLPVSRWQRDLTDSTVLRNLGVGMGYALIAYQATLKGVSKLEVNAERLLAELDDNWELLAEPIQTVMRKYGIEKPYEKLKDLTRGKRVNKEIMADFIDNLDLPNEVKAQMKEMTPANYIGRAEAFIDELN
- a CDS encoding ribosomal protein uL16 3-hydroxylase — encoded protein: MYQLQINDLTFEQFLAQYWQKKPLLIKQGFQDFEDPIEPEELAGLATEDCIESRIVTNHNDNWEAHHGPFEQFDLLTDSNSTLLVQAVDHWHPQAAELIEAFRFIPNWRIDDLMISFSTPGGGVGPHLDQYDVFIIQGQGKRHWRVGERDNSLKQFARNKSLLQVGQFDAVIDAVLEPGDILYIPPACPHEGYAVEDALNYSVGFRAPDQKDLLSSFADHVIDMEAGKRRFSDPELQLRASIGEVTCSDQQQIKSLLNALLEDKALYSQWLGKTLSEPKHEMDLAPLDPIIDPQELLEIAKDNPLVYRAGGVRAIYQICDDHILFSVNGENYELDHHCLDAVKQLSDHVVFEFNAIIPALNSLEFKQTLTKLINDGTYFVEDSDPADTDFDEGWE